The proteins below are encoded in one region of Coriobacteriia bacterium:
- a CDS encoding ABC transporter ATP-binding protein encodes MAAKTPELEPSPCRADAVLQVRGVTKRYVLEDVVVDALRGVDLEVCRGEMLAIMGPSGSGKSTLMHIVGLLDHPTTGSVNIDGEDVSGMSANSLAAVRNRRIGFVFQSFNLLARTTAQANVELPLIYAGLSVGERSKRAKAALERVGLGDRLGHMPNQLSGGQQQRVAIARALVTEPSIVLADEPTGNLDSRSGVEVMAILQELNSQGITVVIVTHDARVARHAERVVHVADGRLVLTERVTDRIVANAEIAELNADALQASEAESLSVNRKAGA; translated from the coding sequence ATTGCCGCGAAGACGCCAGAGCTCGAGCCGAGCCCGTGCCGGGCGGACGCCGTTCTCCAGGTCCGTGGCGTGACGAAGCGCTACGTGCTCGAAGACGTCGTGGTAGATGCGCTCCGGGGAGTGGATCTCGAGGTCTGCCGCGGTGAGATGCTCGCCATCATGGGACCTTCGGGCTCGGGCAAGTCGACCCTCATGCACATCGTCGGCCTGCTCGACCATCCCACGACAGGAAGCGTGAACATCGACGGCGAGGATGTCTCGGGGATGTCGGCGAATAGCCTCGCTGCCGTCAGGAATCGGCGCATCGGGTTCGTCTTCCAGTCATTCAACCTGCTCGCACGCACAACCGCGCAGGCCAACGTGGAGCTGCCACTCATCTATGCGGGTCTCTCGGTGGGGGAGCGCAGCAAGCGCGCGAAGGCGGCACTGGAGCGCGTGGGGCTTGGGGACCGGCTCGGCCACATGCCAAACCAGCTTTCGGGCGGACAGCAGCAGCGCGTAGCGATCGCGCGGGCGCTGGTAACCGAGCCGAGCATCGTCTTAGCCGATGAGCCCACGGGCAACCTCGACTCGCGCAGCGGCGTCGAAGTCATGGCGATTCTCCAGGAGCTCAACAGTCAGGGAATCACGGTCGTGATCGTCACGCATGATGCCAGGGTTGCTCGGCATGCCGAGCGGGTGGTGCATGTGGCGGACGGTCGGCTCGTGCTCACCGAGCGCGTCACCGACCGCATCGTCGCGAACGCCGAGATCGCCGAGCTAAACGCAGATGCGTTGCAGGCGAGCGAAGCGGAGAGCCTTTCGGTCAACAGGAAGGCGGGCGCGTGA